One genomic region from Anguilla rostrata isolate EN2019 chromosome 2, ASM1855537v3, whole genome shotgun sequence encodes:
- the LOC135247837 gene encoding transmembrane ascorbate-dependent reductase CYB561, protein MADSPASEPSPAGLPWYVAGSQLLGLACVVITGVWMGHYRGGYAWDGSAQEFNVHPLCMVLGLVFLYGDAILVYRVFRNENKRTVKILHALIHVMALIISIVGLVAVFDFHAKAKIPDMYSLHSWCGMLTFVLFCLQWLMGLSLFLFPGASPWLRSWYLSLHVFFGLAIFALAVATCLLGITEKLLFSITSTYSKFAPEGVLANTLGLLLVGFGVLVGYIVTREEFRRPPHPEEEALSMHFKTLTEGESPSSP, encoded by the exons ATGGCGGACAGTCCGGCGTCCGAGCCGAGCCCGGCTGGGCTCCCCTGGTACGTGGCGGGATCCCAGCTCCTGGGCCTGGCCTGCGTGGTCATCACCGGGGTGTGGATGGGTCACTACCGGGGCGGCTACGCTTGGGACGGCTCCGCCCAGGAGTTCAACGTGCACCCCCTCTGCATGGTCCTGGGACTGGTCTTCCTCTACGGCGACG CCATCCTGGTTTACAGAGTGTTCCGAAATGAGAACAAACGCACCGTCAAAATCCTCCACGCTCTGATCCACGTCATGGCCCTCATCATCAGCATCGTAG GTTTAGTGGCCGTGTTTGACTTCCACGCCAAAGCCAAGATCCCGGACATGTACTCCCTGCACAGCTGGTGCGGGATGCTGACGTTCGTCCTCTTCTGCCTGCAG tggCTGATGGGCCTCAGCCTCTTCCTGTTCCCCGGGGCGTCGCCGTGGCTGCGCAGCTGGTACCTCTCCCTCCACGTCTTCTTCGGCCTGGCCATCTTCGCTCTGGCCGTGGCCACCTGTCTGCTGGGCATCACAGAGAAGCTCCTCTTCAGCATCAC GAGCACATACTCCAAGTTTGCTCCAGAGGGGGTGCTGGCGAACACGCTCGGGCTACTGCTGGTAGGTTTCGGGGTCCTGGTGGGATACATCGTGACAAGGGAGGAATTCAGACGTCCCCCACACCCAGAGGAGGAGGCCCTCTCCATGCACTTCAAGACCCTGACGGAGGGCGAAAGCCCCAGCTCCCCTTAG